Within Acetivibrio cellulolyticus CD2, the genomic segment AAATTATATTGTATTACAATAAAGAAGATTTATATGAAAAAGTTGACTATTATCTTGCAAATCCAGAAAAGAGGCAGGAAATTATAGATAATGGGAAGAAAAAAATATTTCAAAATCTAACTTATGAGGCTTTATTAAGTAGGGTAATTAGCGAAGTTGCCGACAAGATTGAGAAGCAGATGTAGCGTGTTTAAGCATAGTATAGGTTAAGCACAGAGCTATATCAATTATTTTGATAGTAAATTATTTTAAGCTTCCATTAAAAAGGGGCTTTTTTTTTATCTAAAATAATATCTCATTTTCGACAGTTGAAAAGAAATAAAGAGGCAATAAACCGCTTAGTTGTGCGGTTTCAGCCTCTTTTTAATGTTCGTATAATGTTGTATGTAAATAGCTATGTTAAAATATTTTTGATCTTTTTATTGAGTTCTTTAGGTTGGTAATATTTTTTAACTAAACCAAGCTCAAACACAGCATTTAATGCTGTACATACCTGGGAACCATTGTATATTGATTGATAGTACATGTCTTGTACGTTTATTACCTCCATATTCTTTAGCGTTTCAATTATGTTTTCTGTGGTGAAATGTGTCCCATAATCATCGAGTTTAACCTCAAGAAGTCGATATATAAGGAGTGCAGTATAACATACCATAAAGTGAGCGATTATTCGCTCTCTGTTGCGGTGGTGAACTGGACGAGCTGAGAAGTTTGTTTTCATTACTCTGAAACAATCCTCGATCTTGTACCTTTTGGAACTTATTTCGATGATTGTTTTAACATCCTCATCTAAATTTGTGGCTATGGCATAATAACCATCATATTTTTCTTCTTCATCAATTACACTTTGATCAATGTAGTAAGAGTCTATCACTTTATCCCCAGATTTTGATATTGAATTTCTTTTTATAAAACGCGTAACATCGTGGGGACCTTTTTTTATGCATTCAGGATCGTTGCTTTTTAGAATCTTTTTTGCCCTTTCAATCTGTTTGTTTCTAATGTATCTTTGATATTCCATCATTTTTCTTGAAAAAGTTATGATAAGATTCTGTTTTACAATGCCTTTGGATTTAACTTTTTTTGTCTTACCATTTTTCAAGACTTTTTCTTCATACAATCCAAGATCTACAGCCTTGTCAGCCTTAACAATCTTATAAACACTGTCATTGTAAAGATCAAGATTTCCTTTATCGTTTTTATCGAAAAGCTTCATTTCCTCAATTGTGACAGGTCTATCATTTGACAGAAGTTTGTAGCTGCAATCATTAAAAACAGCCTTTTTGAGCGTGTCTGACAACTTTTTAATGGACTGGGTCACTATGAAGGATCTTCCTCCCATGGAATTGAATTTGCGAATGTTTAGTGAGCCCAGACCTGCGTCAGCACAGTAAATAAATTTTTTACCATCCAACATCTGAGTCATTTTCTTTTCAAGAGGGACAGCACATGTTTGTTCATTGTCCGAACCAGAATTAATACACATTGAAATCGGGATGCCACGTGAATCCATGAACAATCCCATTTCTACTATAGGATTAGGTTTGTGCTCCTTTGACGGACCGTATTTCCGTAAGCCTTTGAGAATCTCACCTGTCACCTCGTCAACATAGTCTTCATCATCACATTCAATTTCAAAATAGTAATTAGAACAGTCAAAGTAACATACGGAAGTGTCACGAGGAACAATATTATTGCTATGCTTAAATAAGTGGGAGATATATTCATCATAATGCTGCGCAAGGATATCCATTGTACGTAGCATATGTACATATTCAAATGTGGGTTGTTCATAGTATCTGCAAAGATGGTCATATGTACCAAGCTTTGAATCTGGTTCGAGAATTCTTGCATAGGTCAAAAATCGGTTAACCTGGTCTGGATCAAATGTAATCTTTGAATCGGAAATAACCTTTTTAAAAAATGTGTTTATTTTAAGATCATGGTATATCTTCTGCAGAATAAAATACCCCATATTTACCCGATTACTTGAAGATACAAGGTCATTGCTTGATTTAATCTTTTCATCAAAATCTATAACCACCTCCATTGAGACCTTGTTATTCTTCAGTTCATCATTATACTTCTGAATCTGTTTTTTTGCATAGGACAAAGGATCACTTGTAATCTTCAAGAGATCAGAATGTTTCCCAATTTTTGCAACATTTTTTGTAGTTGTTTTTTTCCCATTTCGAAATCCTTGTTGGGCGTAGTAAATGGGATCTTTTGCATGTTTGTCATAATATAGTTTCATATACTTATTATATCAAAACATACAACAAAATACAACATAATTACAACATATACAACAAATTTTATTTAGAATTTGACACAAAAAAAGCCGATATTTAGCGGCTTTTGAATTAATTATTTATTTAGCAACTGTCGAAAACCCGAAAAGAGGCAGGAAATTATAGATAATGGGAAGAAAAAAATATTTCAAAATCTAACTTATGAGGCTTTATTAAGTAGGGTAATTAGCGAAGTTGCCGACAAGATTGAGAAGCAGATGTAGCGTGTTTAAGCATAGTATAGGTTAAGCACAGAACTATATCAATTATTGTGATAGTAAATTATTTTAAGCTTCCATTAAAAAGGGGCTTTTTTTTTATCTAAAATAATATTATAGTAGTAATATAAAATAAACTGTTCGATTTGTTTTCTGATACAAATTTTATTAGCTTTCTTGTATTAAAAGTTTTCAGCACTAAGAAAAATTTAATAGGTGATTTGTTTACTATAAAAAAACTGGGGTGATTGCATAATGAAGGCGATTGTGACAGGTGGTTGTGGTTTTATAGGATCACATATAGTGGACAGGCTTCTTTTGGAAGGGCATAATGTGACAGTTATAGATAACTTTATAACTGGTAGACCTGAAAACCTTGAACACCAAAAAGGAAATCCTGATTTGAAGATAGTTGAAGCGGATATAACTGATGNNNNNNNNNNNNNNNNNNNNNNNNNNNNNNNNNNNNNNNNNNNNNNNNNNNNNNNNNNNNNNNNNNNNNNNNNNNNNNNNNNNNNNNNNNNNNNNNNNNNTCATGGTATATCTTCTGCAGAATAAAATACCCCATATTTACCCGATTACTTGAAGATACAAGGTCATTGCTTGATTTAATCTTTTCATCAAAATCTATAACCACCTCCATTGAGACCTTGTTATTCTTCAGTTCATCATTATACTTCTGAATCTGTTTTTTGCATAGGACAAAGGATCACTTGTAATCTTCAAGAGATCAGAATGTTTCCCAATTTTTGCAACATTTTTTGTAGTTGTTTTTTCCCATTTCGAAATCCTTGTTGGGCGTAGTAAATGGGATCTTTTGCATGTTTGTCATAATATAGTTTCATATACTTATCATATCAAAACATACAACAAAATACAACATAATTACAACATATACAACAAATTTTATTTAGAATTTGACACAAAAAAAGCCGATATTTAGCGGCTTTTGAATTAATTATTTATTTAGCAACTGTCGAAAACCCGATCTCCTTCATTCAATTAGTATTAAGAATTAGCATAACTATTCCAACTTACTATTTTAAAGCATTAGCTTATAGATTGTCAATTGCATGTTTCGCAATATAATTAATTATTAAAAATTATTGATAAAATGAAGACTATGTGTTATACTACTAAACGAAAATACGCACGTAATATGATGTATGAGATGTTGCCATTGATGGTTTCTCATATTAGATGAGTATTGCGGAGGTATAAAACATTCGGAGGTGTATTAATAATGTCAGTAATTTCAATGAAGCANNNNNNNNNNNNNNNNNNNNNNNNNNNNNNNNNNNNNNNNNNNNNNNNNNNNNNNNNNNNNNNNNNNNNNNNNNNNNNNNNNNNNNNNNNNNNNNNNNNNGTCTGCTTCCATATTGTCTCGGATTTTCTTTGTGCCATTTTAAAATGCCTCCTGACTTCATGAGTTTTATATCAGAAAGCATAACAGAAGTAGTTGTTAATTACACTACGGTATGTTTTGAAGCACTTACTTAAGATGCTTTTCATTTATAGGTATTATATGATTAAGTAATTCCTGCCTTAAAATACCGATGGTTCTTTCACATGTACCATTTTGCCAAGGACATTTGAAACCTGTTTTCTTTGATTTGATATTTGTATTAGCTAGGAAGTTTTGTAATTCACGACTGGTAAATATACTGTCGTTGTCATGAATCAGGTATTTTTGGTGTTGATCCAAAAGGGGTTGTTTCTCTGATCTGTTGAGCAACCCATGCAGAAGAAGGATTTGTTGTAACTGCAAAGTGTTCAATTTTCCTGCGGTCATAACTAATTAGGATGAAGACGTACAGTACTTTAAAATAGAGAGTGGGAACTGTAAAAAAGTCCATAGCCCATATTTCTTTACGGTGATTTTTTAGAAAAGTCGTCCAAGACTGTTTCTGTTTTTCACTTGGGGACTTTCGAATTTTGGGAATGTACTTTGAAATTGTATTTGGTGAGGGGGCATCTATTACAGCGAGGTCAATTAAACGCTCATATATCTTTTCAGGAGACAGCAAAGGATTTTCTTTGTGAATGCGTTTTTATAAGAGCAATTGTTTGCCGGGATATTTTAGGTCTGCCGGGCTTTTTAGATTTTAGAATCCAATAAAATTTAAAGGCTTTTTTATGCCAACTGATTACCGTTTCAGGCTTAACTAGAAATATTGAAGATTTCCAGCCCGGAACAAACTTGGACAGCAAAATCCATAATTGACGGAATGCAGGTGTTAAGTGAGGTTTGGGAATTTTGTGGTCAAGTATTTGACGTTGAACTATTGACAACTGGCTTCGAAGGGCTACAATTTCAAGGTCTTTGTTTATGTCAGACAAAAGCTTTGATCTAAACATCCACAAAAAGAATTGAAACCAATCCCGAAAAAAGAGAATAATAGCTTTAAAACTAATCATACTACAAAATCACACTTCCATTTCATTACTACATAATCCAATTGTAATAATTTCTAAATGGAAAATCAATAATACTTTCAAAATGGGAAATTTCTCTCAGCATCAGTAGGACAACATTGTACTTCTCGATGATGAAGAATAAAACAAAATATCAAAACCCACCTACAAGATTCGTTGAAACCTATTAATGCTAATGCAAATACCAGAATTAGTCAAGGTGTTATTTTTGTATTATTCTGTAGTATAAATTGCAAATTCAGAAGTTTTGTAACAGGAAAATTGTTGTTTTTTGTTTACACGTGTCTTTAAAAAGTGATATAATGCATAACATTATGGAAATAAATCTCAATAAATTGCCTTTTGTGTTTTAATTATAGTAAAATCATTTGTAGTCTTAAACTTCATATAATTAATAGATAAAAGGTAAGTACCTGATTAGGATTTTTCCAGGTACTTTTATCATTTGTAAATACTTATTTCCAATCAAAGTGAATATGCTTTGATATTTTTTATGGGGAAGTGTGTTAATATCAGAAATTTAAGAAGTGGTTTCAGTTTTAATTATTATTCTTTTAGTTTAGTTGCTAAAAAATATTCGATTTACATTATACAAGGGGGAGAAAAGTAAATGTTAAAAAAGACAAGAGTGATTTCTTTAATCATTTCAGCTGTATTTGCTGCCCAAATTTTGACTTCAACTGTGTTTGAGACAATGGGAGTAGGAAAGGTTGAGGCTGCAGAGAATGGAAATATTACTGAAAATTCCACTAATATTAGCTCACAAAGCAAATTGTTATTAAATTCTGGAATATCAGCCCAAACGACAGAACCAACGGCAGTGCCAACGACAGTACCAACAACAGCACCAACGACAGTACCAACAACAGCACCAACGACAGTACCAACAACAGCACCAACGATAGTACCAACAACGGCACCAACGACAGCACCAACGACAGTACCAACAACAGCACCAACGACAGTACCAACAACAGCACCAACGACAGTACCAACAACAGCACCAACGATAGTACCAACAACAGCACCAACGGCAGTACCAACAGTAACACCAACAACAGTATCAACAGCAACTGCAACACCAACACCAATTGTATCACCAACAGCAACTAATACAGCATTAATTCCAAGAGGCTATTTGGATTATCCAAAAAGTAACCAGACAGTTAGTGGTGATTTTAATGTCAGAGGATGGTTTTTAGATGGAGTTGGAGTATCGAAGATAGAAGTGATTATAGACGGTTCAGTATTAGGTCAGGCTACATATGGTGGTGGGAGACCAGATGTGTATAATGTGTATCCGCAATATAGTAATAGTAATTCCGGGTATAATTATAGTCTTAATACCAATTTATTAGTAAATGGGAGTCATACTATAGTAATACTTGAAACAGGTAATACTGGTGTGAAAACTTCTTTATCAACTAGAACATTTATTGTTTCTAATGAAATGCCAACATCAACATCGACGTTAACGTCAACTGCAACATCAACAGCAACACCTACAACAGTACCAACAGCATCGCCAACAGCATCACCAACGGCATTACCGACACCAATAACAGCACCAACAGTTACCTATACAGCGACAAGTTCCTCTGTTACTTTGAATTGGGAATCTATTACCGGGGCAACAGGGTATTCTATTGAGGTAGATGGTGTAAAAGCAGATGTAGGAAATGCAACAACATATGTACATAGTAATTTAACTCCAAACACACAACATAATTATAAAGTAGCAGCTACAAATAATAGTATAACTTGTACATGGTCGGAAATGATCACAGTTACTACACTTCCAGATACACAGGCACCCACAAGTCCAAGCAATTTAGTGTTATCAAGTATTGCTGCAACCGCTGTAACGATTGAATGGGATTATTCATCTGATGATGTGGCTGTTACAGGATATGATATATATCGCGATGGAATAAAAGTTGGAACAGTATCAGGTTCTACAGCAAATAGTTTTACTGATTCAGGTCTTACTGGATCTAAGTCCTATACATATGCTGTAAGAGCATTCGATGAAACTGGGAATGTTTCTGCAGAAAGTATAATAGTAGTGCGTACAGGTGATACATATATTAGCAGTGATACTGTTTTAACAGGAAATCTAACACTTGGTAATTTGTGCCTCGCAGGAGGTACATTAAATTTAAATGGATATAAGCTAATAGTAACAGGAAACCTTTCGCAGACAGGCGGAACAATGAATATAAATGGAGGAAGGTTGGAGGTAGAGGGCAACTATATAATTGATAGAGAATATGAATGTCATGCGTACCTAAAGATGACAAACGAAAGTGATTATATAAAAGTAAATGGAAACTTTAAAATAAAAGCATATAACGACCATGCAGACTATTTAACAGCAGGAGTACTAGAGGTAAAGGGGAATTTTACACAAGATAGATATGGCTATCTTGGTAATTTCAAAGCAAGTGGAACACATAAGGTAATATTAAGTGGAGATACATTACAGGAAGTTTACTTAGGAGATTATGCGTATAATGATATAAATAGATCTACATTCAATATACTTGAACTAAAAAATGCTGATGGCAAAGAGGTAAAGTTTACAAGTATACTTTCGGTAAAAGATTTAAGAACGAATGGGTGTAAAGTAACTTCACTAAAAATAGCATATTGTGAATGGGCGTTAACATGTGATGAAGTAATAAATGGAGATTTGATATTATCAGGAAATACAATAGATTTAAATGCATACAAGCTAACAGTAAAAGGCAATCTTTCACAAACAGGCGGAACAATGAATATAAACGGTGGAAGGTTGGAGGTAGAGGGCAACTATATAATTGATAGAGAATATGAATGTCATGCGTACCTAAAGATGACAAACGAAAGTGATTATATAAAAGTAAATGGAAACTTTAAAATAAAAGCATATAACGACCATGCAGACTATTTAACAGCAGGAGTACTAGAGGTAAAGGGGAATTTTACACAAGATAGATATGGCTATCTTGGTAATTTCAAAGCAAGTGGAACACATAAGGTAATATTAAGTGGAGATACATTACAGGAAGTTTACTTAGGAGATTATGCGTATAATGATATAAATAGGTCCACCTTCAATATACTTGAACTAAAAAATGCGGAGGACAAAGAGGTAAAGTTTACAAGTATACTTTCGGTAAAAGATTTAAGAACGAATGGGTGTAAAGTAACTTCACTAAGAATAGCATATTGTGAATGGGCGTTAACATGTGATGAAGTAATAAATGGAGATTTGATATTATCAGGAAATACAATAGATTTAAATGCATATAAGCTAACAGTAAAAGGCAATCTTTCACAAACAGGCGGAACAATGAATATAAATGGAGGAAGGTTGGAGGTAGAGGGCAACTATATAATTGATAAAGCATATGAATGCTATGCGTACCTAAAGATGACAAACGAAAGTGATTATATAAAAGTAAATGGAAACTTTAAAATAAAAGCATATAACGACCATGCAGACTATTTAACAGCAGGAGTACTAGAGGTAAAGGGGAATTTTACACAAGATAGATATGGGTATACAGGTAACTTCAAAGCAAGTGGAACGCATAAGGTGATATTAAGTGGAGATATATTACAGGAAGTTTACTTGGGCGATTATGCGTATGATGAAACAAATAGGTCCACCTTCAATATACTTGAACTAAAAAATGCGGAGGACAAAGAGGTAAAGTTTACAAGTATACTTTCGGTAAAAGATTTAAGAACGAATGGGTGTAAAGTAACTTCACTAAAAATAGCATATTGTGAATGGGTGTTAACATGTGATGAAGTAATAAATGGAGATTTGATATTATCAGGAAATACAATAGATTTAAATGGATATAAGCTAACAGTAAAAGGAAACCTATCTCAAACAGGTGGAACAATGAATATAAATGGAGGAAGGTTGGAGGTAGAGGGCAACTATATAATTGATAGAGAATATGAATGCTATGCATACCTAAAGATGACAAACGAAAGTGATTATATAAAAGTAAATGGAAACTTTAAAATAAAAGCATATAACAACCATACAGACTATTTAACAGCAGGAGTACTAGAGGTAAAGGGGAATTTTACACAAGATAGATATGGCTATCTTGGTAATTTCAAAGCAAGTGGAACACATAAGGTAATATTAAGTGGAGATAAATTACAGGAAGTTTGCTTGGGAGATTATGCGTATAATGATATAAATAGATCTACATTCAATATACTTGAACTAAAAAATGCTGATGGCAAAGAGGTAAAGTTTACAAGTATACTTTCGGTAAAAGATTTAAGAACGAATGGGTGTAAAGTAACTTCACTAAAAATAGCATATTGTGAATGGGCGTTAACATGTGATGAAGTAATAAATGGAGATTTGATATTATCAGGGTATACAATAGATTTGAATGGATATAAGCTAACAGTAAAAGGCAATCTTTCACAAACAGGCGGAACAATGAACATAAACGGAGGAAGGATGGAGGTAGAGGGCGACTATATAATCGCTAATGGGAATAATTATTGCTATGCGTATCTAAAGATGACAAACGAGAGTGATTACATAAAAGTTAATGGAAATTTTACAACAAAGGCATATTATAGTCATGCAGACTATTTAACAGCAGGAGTACTAGAGGTAAAAGGAAACTTTACAGAAACTGTATTTGGTGGCTATCTTGGTAACTTCAAAGCAAGTGGAACACATAAGGTAATATTAAGTGGAGATACATTACAGGAAGTTTACTTAGGAGATTATGCGTATAATGATATAAATAGATCTACATTCAATATACTTGAACTAAAAAATGCTGATGGCAAAGAGGTAAAGTTTACAAGTATACTTTCGGTAAAAGATTTAAGAACGAATGGGTGTAAAGTAACTTCACTAAAAATAGCATATTGTGAATGGGCGTTAACATGTGATGAAGTAATAAATGGAGATTTGATATTATCAGGGTATACAATAGATTTGAATGGATATAAGCTAACAGTAAAAGGCAATCTTTCACAAACAGGCGGAACAATGAACATAAACGGAGGAAGGTTGGAGGTAGAGGGCGACTATATAATCGCTGATGGGAATAATTATTGCTATGCGTACCTAAAGATGACAAACGAGAGTGATTACATAAAAGTTAATGGAAATTTTACAACAAAGGCATATTATAGTCATGCAGACTATTTAACAGCAGGAGTACTAGAGGTAAAAGGAAACTTTACACAAACTGTATTTGGTGGCTATCTTGGTAATTTCAAAGCAAGTGGAACACATAAGGTAATATTAAGTGGAGATACATTACAGGAAGTTTACTTAGGAGATTATGCGTATAATGATATAAATAGATCTACATTCAATATCCTTGGTATAACCAAACCATTAGAACATGGTTATAAATTCAACGTCCAGCCCGTGTGGAACCAACTCGAAGAAGCGTTTGCAAGTTCTAACCCATTACCTGGAACAACAACTTCGCTGCCTGAACTAGAGCCAGCAAGAAAAGAACTGGCGATGGCTGAAGTTAATGCAAAGTTGTATGCGTTTGGTGGATGTACAGGCGAAAATGTGTACTTAAACACAGTTTCCGAATATGATTATCTGACAAATAAATGGACTAATTCAGCTGATTACATGCTATCGCCAAAAAGCGATATGGCAGTAGCTGCAACAGACAGTGAGATATACATAATCGGAGGTTTTGACGGAACAAACTATTTAAATACAGTAGAGGTATATAATCCTTCAGTAGGCCAATTTGTAAAACGCGATCCTGCATCCAAGCCTTTAGAAATGCCGACAGCAAGAAGAGGAGCAAAAGCGGTATTAATTGACGGAAACATCTATGTAATTGGCGGGTGTAACAATGAAGGCTACCTCGACACTGTTGAAGTTTACAATATAGCATCAAACACATGGACTACAAAGGTAAAGAACAGTGATACATATTGGATGAGTCCAAGAACAGGAGCTGGAATAGCAACCTATGGCGGTAAAATCTACGTGTTTGGAGGGTATAACGGAACAGAATACCTGTCATCTATTGAAGAATACGATCCAACAACAAATACATGGACTCAAATAACATCAAAAATGACAACTGCCAGAAAAGATCTTGGTGCACAGACAATGAGCGGAAAGATCTACGTGTTTGGTGGAACAAATGGAAAAGCATTATCTACAGTTGAGGAATTTAATCCTGAAACTAATGAAATTAAACAAATGCAAGCACTTGGTACAAGAAGGAGTGCATTTGGATCTGCTGTTGCATATAACAGATTGTTCATTGTTGGAGGCGCAGCTGACGGAGATAAAGTTTTAAATACAGTTGAAGAATACTTTACACAGGTTATACCAGGGTTAAAATTTCTTGGCACATTAAATGGACTAAAAGGAAACGCACATCTGTATGATACAAATGGAGTAAACAAGATAACTGGTAATTATGTTACACAAAATCAGGATTTCAAATTGGAGAGTCCTGCAATTGACCTTGATGTAACAAGAACTTATAATTCGAATGATGCAGAAACTAAAGATAGCAGAGTTGTTGGCAGCGGATGGATCTTTAATTTTGAGTCATCCATAAAGGCTATAGACATTTCGACATACAAGGTTAAAGCAACAACATTACACTTACGGAAAGAGCCTGCTAACCTGGCAAATCTGAGGTATACTGACCCGATGCAATGGGAGGTTATCGAGCACTTGGCAAGCGGCAGTTGTGTTACATGGGATGGAGCTCAGGTAACTGTAAATAATAAAGTATGGTACAGGGTAAGAACTCAGCAGGATGTAATAGGATGGGTATATTCAGGATATCTAAAAGAAGTAAAGGGTATTGAGGTTACTTATGGATCAGGAAGTAAGATAATATTTGAGGCTAATAGCAATGGTGGTTATGATACGCCTGCAGGTATATATGATGAGTTGACTAAAGTTGACAACATCTGTTACCTTACAACAAAGGACAAGACTACATATCAATACGATTACACAAGTGGAAAACTCAAATACATTAGCGACAGGTATGGAAACAGGATTAAATTCTATTACGAAGGCGATAAGCTTAAGAAAATTTATGACTGTGACCCTAAAGATGATAGTGTTGAAATAGGAAGAACCTTTACACTGAACTACAATGCTAGTGGAAAACTGGACAATGTAGCAGATAAAGCCGGAAGAAAAGTTTCCTATTCATACAATGCAGCAGGAAAACTTGAGATTGTAACAGATCTAAGCGGAAATAATACCAAGTATTACTATTATGGATCAAATGAAACGATTGCAGGGCAGAACAACAAGCTTAAAACAATAGCTAAAATAAATGGAACTACAGAAGTCAAACTTCTCACAAATATTTACGATGGAACAGGCAGGATATATAAACAGTTTGATAACTCCGGAAGGCCTACATACTATCTTTACACAGATATAATTGGGGATGAGGATTCACCAAACTCAACTGATAAGAGCGAAGTTTCCCGTAAGGTGATTGACAAAAAAGGAAATACTTCTGAAGAAATATATAATGTCAATTTTGCTGATAGACCGATAAAAAAGATTGACAATATGGGAAGAGAAACACAGTATAAATACAGTGTTACATATGTAGCTGATAATACAACAGCAACATATGATATAACAAATCTTACTTATTCGGATATCAGCAGTATTTTGAACGATCATAAGCACAAAGCGTATAGAGCATTGAGAAGCACAAATTTACCAACTAAAACAGAGACAATTGAAGTCGAGGAAAAAATTAACGGTGTGGTTTCAGGAAATACCTCTTATGTCGAAATGGATGCAAAAGGTAACGTGTTATCCGTTAAAAATCCGGATGGAACTGCAAGGACTTATGTTTATTATGAAAATGGCGATTTGGAATATGAAGTTGATGAAAATAGCCAGCAAACTTATTATTACTATGAGGTGTACGATCAAACAAACAATAGAAGCAGATTGAAATATTTAATAAAGCCTATAGAGAAAAATGTTGTATATAAAAGGGATAACAGGGACACTCTTCTAGGCACTTCGATAGATCCTGTCAAAGCTGCTGTAACTATTTATGAATATAAAAGT encodes:
- a CDS encoding glycosyltransferase gives rise to the protein IILYYNKEDLYEKVDYYLANPEKRQEIIDNGKKKIFQNLTYEALLSRVISEVADKIEKQM
- a CDS encoding IS1634 family transposase, whose protein sequence is MKLYYDKHAKDPIYYAQQGFRNGKKTTTKNVAKIGKHSDLLKITSDPLSYAKKQIQKYNDELKNNKVSMEVVIDFDEKIKSSNDLVSSSNRVNMGYFILQKIYHDLKINTFFKKVISDSKITFDPDQVNRFLTYARILEPDSKLGTYDHLCRYYEQPTFEYVHMLRTMDILAQHYDEYISHLFKHSNNIVPRDTSVCYFDCSNYYFEIECDDEDYVDEVTGEILKGLRKYGPSKEHKPNPIVEMGLFMDSRGIPISMCINSGSDNEQTCAVPLEKKMTQMLDGKKFIYCADAGLGSLNIRKFNSMGGRSFIVTQSIKKLSDTLKKAVFNDCSYKLLSNDRPVTIEEMKLFDKNDKGNLDLYNDSVYKIVKADKAVDLGLYEEKVLKNGKTKKVKSKGIVKQNLIITFSRKMMEYQRYIRNKQIERAKKILKSNDPECIKKGPHDVTRFIKRNSISKSGDKVIDSYYIDQSVIDEEEKYDGYYAIATNLDEDVKTIIEISSKRYKIEDCFRVMKTNFSARPVHHRNRERIIAHFMVCYTALLIYRLLEVKLDDYGTHFTTENIIETLKNMEVINVQDMYYQSIYNGSQVCTALNAVFELGLVKKYYQPKELNKKIKNILT
- a CDS encoding NAD-dependent epimerase/dehydratase family protein, whose translation is MKAIVTGGCGFIGSHIVDRLLLEGHNVTVIDNFITGRPENLEHQKGNPDLKIVEADITD